Proteins encoded within one genomic window of Natator depressus isolate rNatDep1 chromosome 1, rNatDep2.hap1, whole genome shotgun sequence:
- the LOC141986372 gene encoding histone H2A type 2-C: MSGRGKQGGKARAKAKSRSSRAGLQFPVGRVHRLLRKGNYAERVGAGAPVYMAAVLEYLTAEILELAGNAARDNKKTRIIPRHLQLAIRNDEELNKLLGKVTIAQGGVLPNIQAVLLPKKTESHKAKSK; the protein is encoded by the coding sequence ATGTCGGGGCGAGGAAAGCAGGGAGGCAAAGCGAGGGCTAAGGCGAAGTCTCGCTCCTCGCGGGCTGGGCTGCAGTTCCCGGTGGGCCGTGTGCACCGCTTGCTCCGCAAAGGCAATTATGCGGAGAGGGTGGGGGCTGGCGCCCCGGTCTATATGGCTGCGGTGCTGGAGTATCTGACCGCTGAGATTCTGGAGCTGGCTGGTAACGCTGCTCGGGACAACAAGAAAACCAGGATCATCCCCCGTCACCTGCAGCTCGCCATCCGAAACGACGAGGAGCTCAACAAGCTGCTGGGGAAAGTCACGATCGCTCAAGGGGGTGTCCTGCCCAATATCCAGGCCGTGCTGTTGCCTAAGAAAACCGAAAGTCATAAGGCGAAGAGCAAATGA
- the LOC141986379 gene encoding histone H2B 8, with the protein MPEPAKSAPAPKKGSKKAVTKTQKKGDKKRRKTRKESYSIYVYKVLKQVHPDTGISSKAMGIMNSFVNDIFERIAGEASRLAHYNKRSTITSREIQTAVRLLLPGELAKHAVSEGTKAVTKYTSSK; encoded by the coding sequence ATGCCAGAGCCGGCAaaatctgctcctgctcccaaaaAGGGCTCGAAGAAAGCTGTGACCAAGACTCAGAAGAAGGGCGATAAGAAGCGCAGAAAGACTAGAAAGGAGAGTTATTCCATCTACGTGTACAAAGTGTTGAAGCAAGTTCACCCGGACACCGGTATTTCCTCTAAGGCGATGGGGATCATGAACTCCTTTGTAAATGACATCTTCGAACGTATTGCTGGGGAAGCGTCTCGCCTGGCTCATTACAACAAGCGTTCGACCATCACTTCCCGGGAGATCCAGACCGCTGTACGCCTGCTTCTGCCGGGGGAACTGGCCAAACACGCCGTGTCTGAGGGCACTAAGGCCGTCACAAAGTACACTAGTTCTAAGTAA
- the LOC141986364 gene encoding histone H1-like, translating into MSETAPVATPAVSAPGAKTSAKKPKKAAGGSKARKASGPSVTELITKAVSASKERKGLSLAALKKVLAAGGYDVEKNNSRIKLGLKSLVSKTILVQTKGTGASGSFKLNRKPGETKEKAPKKKPAAKPKKPVAKKPASATKKPKKAAAVKKSPKKAKKPAASAAKKAAKSPKKAKAAKPKKAAKSPAKAKAVKPKAAKPKPTKPKAGKGKKAAPKKK; encoded by the coding sequence ATGTCGGAAACTGCGCCTGTTGCCACTCCTGCTGTGTCCGCTCCTGGGGCAAAAACCTCTGCTAAAAAGCCGAAGAAGGCGGCAGGAGGTTCAAAAGCCCGTAAGGCCTCGGGTCCCAGCGTGACCGAGCTGATCACCAAGGCAGTGTCCGCTTCTAAAGAGCGCAAAGGGCTCTCTTTGGCCGCTCTTAAGAAGGTTTTGGCTGCCGGAGGGTACGATGTGGAGAAGAACAACAGCCGCATCAAGTTAGGACTTAAGAGTCTGGTGAGCAAAACGATTTTGGTGCAGACAAAAGGTACCGGTGCCTCTGGTTCCTTCAAACTCAACAGGAAGCCGGGTGAGACCAAGGAGAAGGCACCGAAGAAGAAACCAGCGGCAAAGCCTAAGAAACCAGTTGCCAAGAAACCCGCTAGCGCCACCAAGAAACCTAAAAAGGCTGCGGCTGTGAAAAAGAGCCCGAAAAAAGCCAAGAAACCAGCGGCTTCCGCAGCCAAGAAAGCGGCCAAGAGCCCCAAAAAGGCCAAAGCTGCCAAGCCCAAAAAGGCAGCTAAGAGCCCGGCTAAGGCCAAGGCGGTGAAGCCCAAGGCTGCCAAGCCCAAGCCAACCAAACCTAAAGCAGGAAAGGGTAAGAAGGCAGCGCCCAAGAAGAAGTAA